The Streptomyces sp. NBC_01775 genome includes a region encoding these proteins:
- a CDS encoding effector-associated constant component EACC1, which translates to MEIGIRTGGAPDGGDGPPGAAGPDAPCGRARPADPYSPAGTSGPYSPADDADRLASLHRWLLEDDGLPRGTSVTLRPAHSPGAMGGAWEAVNIVLTHATALANLALAVATWRRTHAEPPAVRIESRGVTVSLDAGQDHDAETVRRLLGALAPPQE; encoded by the coding sequence ATGGAGATCGGTATCCGCACCGGCGGCGCACCGGACGGAGGCGACGGCCCACCCGGCGCGGCCGGCCCGGACGCCCCCTGCGGCCGGGCCCGTCCAGCCGACCCGTACAGCCCGGCCGGCACGTCCGGCCCGTACAGCCCGGCCGACGACGCCGACCGGCTCGCCTCGCTCCACCGGTGGCTGCTGGAGGACGACGGACTGCCGCGCGGCACCTCCGTCACCCTGCGCCCCGCCCACAGCCCCGGGGCCATGGGCGGCGCGTGGGAGGCGGTGAACATCGTCCTCACCCACGCGACGGCCCTGGCCAACCTCGCCCTCGCCGTCGCCACCTGGCGCCGCACCCACGCCGAGCCCCCGGCCGTGCGGATCGAGTCCAGGGGCGTCACCGTCTCCCTCGACGCGGGCCAGGACCACGACGCGGAGACCGTACGGCGACTTCTCGGCGCGCTCGCACCGCCACAGGAGTGA
- a CDS encoding caspase, EACC1-associated type: MLLADPGASRAVLIGTHTFTDLDPLPAVSNNLLRLRETLTDPVLWGLPAEHCTVIEQPGHPGEVLDAVRTAAEAAHDTLLVYYAGHGLIDHRASDRADKLCLSLPDSHPSQLYRSVRYRDLRGLLLDARRALRKVVVLDCCFSGQAAMTMGPGDLADEAGIHGVYVLTSAGANAESLAFAGARYTAFTGEFLALIEEGLPDGPELLTLDTLYDRVRRAAHHKGLPEPRRSATDTSHNLALVRNRAYTALPPEVVHEREIARLWEELRRHYDELGAGAHRVGGANLSGPRLPLPSAAWIWAQAERHATYARTARALEALRHRRAEERRRTEEERRRTEEERRRAQEERDRAEEEPCPAADQVRRTRAERTEPQQEFADVLRAAWRSGGALPVPELARRMGCTQAIADDLLTGRRFPTWHQVSAFATACGVAPSSFDGAWSQTKLRVRERRRPQRPKAPVRPPSLSPAAGLLGDALRSAFRRLELTPLRFAEERNLDPDTVARYAAGAELPPWQFVHDLNAEVRGRSRYGFDFQGHTLPELYRAAEKAPRRPAGPGGQPR; the protein is encoded by the coding sequence GTGCTGCTGGCCGACCCCGGAGCCTCGCGTGCCGTCCTGATCGGCACCCACACCTTCACGGACCTCGATCCGCTGCCCGCCGTCTCCAACAATCTGCTCCGGCTGCGCGAGACGCTGACCGACCCCGTCCTGTGGGGGCTCCCCGCCGAGCACTGCACCGTGATCGAACAGCCCGGCCATCCGGGCGAGGTCCTGGACGCCGTGCGTACAGCGGCCGAAGCGGCACACGACACGCTGCTGGTCTACTACGCGGGCCACGGCCTGATCGACCACCGCGCCTCCGACCGCGCCGACAAACTGTGCCTCTCGCTGCCGGACTCCCACCCCTCCCAGTTGTACCGCTCCGTCCGCTACCGCGACCTGCGCGGCCTCCTGCTGGACGCCCGCCGGGCGCTGCGCAAGGTCGTCGTGCTGGACTGCTGCTTCAGCGGCCAGGCGGCGATGACCATGGGTCCGGGCGACCTGGCTGACGAGGCGGGCATCCACGGCGTCTACGTGCTGACCTCCGCCGGGGCCAACGCGGAGTCCCTGGCGTTCGCGGGGGCCCGCTACACGGCCTTCACCGGAGAGTTCCTCGCCCTGATCGAAGAGGGCCTCCCGGACGGGCCCGAGCTGCTGACCCTGGATACGCTCTACGACCGCGTCCGCCGCGCCGCCCACCACAAGGGGCTGCCCGAGCCCCGCCGTTCGGCCACGGACACCTCGCACAACCTCGCGCTCGTCCGCAACCGCGCGTACACGGCGCTGCCGCCCGAGGTCGTGCACGAGCGCGAGATCGCCCGGCTGTGGGAGGAGTTGCGGCGGCACTACGACGAGCTGGGGGCCGGCGCGCACCGCGTCGGCGGTGCGAACCTGTCCGGGCCCCGCCTTCCGCTGCCGTCCGCTGCGTGGATCTGGGCCCAGGCGGAACGGCACGCGACCTACGCCCGCACGGCCCGCGCCCTGGAAGCACTGCGCCACCGCCGCGCCGAGGAGCGCCGCCGGACCGAGGAGGAGCGCCGCCGGACCGAGGAAGAGCGCCGCCGGGCCCAGGAGGAGCGCGACCGGGCCGAGGAGGAGCCCTGCCCCGCAGCGGACCAGGTCCGCCGTACCCGCGCGGAACGGACCGAGCCGCAGCAGGAGTTCGCCGATGTGCTGCGGGCCGCGTGGCGGAGCGGCGGCGCGCTGCCCGTGCCCGAGCTGGCACGCCGAATGGGCTGCACCCAGGCCATCGCCGACGACCTCCTGACAGGGCGCAGGTTCCCCACCTGGCATCAGGTGTCCGCCTTCGCCACCGCCTGCGGGGTGGCCCCCAGCAGCTTCGACGGCGCCTGGTCGCAGACCAAGCTGCGGGTCAGGGAGCGGCGCCGCCCCCAGCGCCCCAAGGCTCCCGTCCGGCCGCCGAGCCTGAGCCCGGCGGCCGGGCTGCTCGGTGACGCGCTGCGCAGCGCCTTCCGGCGGCTGGAGCTGACGCCCCTGCGCTTCGCGGAAGAGCGGAATCTGGACCCGGACACGGTCGCGCGGTACGCCGCGGGTGCCGAGCTGCCGCCGTGGCAGTTCGTCCACGACCTCAACGCCGAGGTGCGGGGGCGCAGCCGCTACGGGTTCGACTTCCAGGGGCACACCCTCCCCGAGCTGTACCGCGCCGCCGAGAAGGCTCCCCGCCGCCCGGCGGGACCCGGCGGGCAACCCCGCTGA
- a CDS encoding catalase yields MSDYTTNNVGIPVESDEHSLTVGADGPILLQDHYVIEKMAQFNRERVPERVVHAKGSGAYGVFEVTNDVSQFTHADLFQPGKRTEMLARFSTVAGEQGSPDTWRDPRGFALKFYTQHGNYDLVGNNTPVFFVRDTIKFQDFIRSQKRQIGSGLRDHDMQWDFWTLSPESAHQVTWLMGDRGIPRSYRHMNGYGSHTYMWVNAAGEKFWIKYHFHTDQGIDFLTQEDADRLAGADADCHRRDLWQAIERGEHPSWTLKVQVMPFDDAPDYRFNPFDLTKVWPHGDYPEIEVGRMTLNKNPDDFFVHIEQAAFEPSNLVPGVAPSPDKMLLGRLFSYPDTHRYRIGPNYAQLPPNRPQAPVHSYAKDGPMRYVSPNVARPYAPNSYGGPAADPTRAPVTGWTVEDSEMVRHAYTLRRDDDDWSQPGTMVRQVLDDAARDRLVGNISGHLLDGVSKPVLERAVQYWRNVDKALGDRIAANVNGG; encoded by the coding sequence ATGTCCGACTACACCACCAACAACGTCGGCATCCCGGTCGAGAGCGACGAGCACTCGCTCACCGTAGGAGCCGATGGTCCGATCCTCCTTCAGGATCACTACGTCATCGAGAAGATGGCGCAGTTCAACCGCGAGCGGGTCCCGGAGCGTGTCGTCCACGCCAAGGGCAGCGGTGCCTACGGCGTCTTCGAGGTCACCAACGACGTCAGCCAGTTCACCCACGCCGACCTCTTCCAGCCGGGGAAGCGCACGGAGATGCTGGCCCGCTTCTCCACCGTCGCCGGTGAGCAGGGCAGCCCCGACACCTGGCGTGACCCGCGCGGATTCGCGCTGAAGTTCTACACCCAGCACGGCAACTACGACCTGGTCGGCAACAACACCCCGGTCTTCTTCGTCCGCGACACCATCAAGTTCCAGGACTTCATCCGCAGCCAGAAGCGGCAGATCGGCAGCGGGCTGCGCGACCACGACATGCAGTGGGACTTCTGGACGCTCTCGCCCGAGTCCGCCCACCAGGTCACCTGGCTGATGGGCGACCGCGGCATCCCCCGCTCCTACCGTCACATGAACGGCTACGGCTCGCACACCTACATGTGGGTCAACGCGGCCGGCGAGAAGTTCTGGATCAAGTACCACTTCCACACCGACCAGGGCATCGACTTCCTCACCCAGGAGGACGCCGACCGCCTGGCCGGTGCGGACGCGGACTGCCACCGCCGCGACCTGTGGCAGGCCATCGAGCGCGGCGAGCACCCGAGCTGGACGCTGAAGGTGCAGGTCATGCCGTTCGACGACGCCCCGGACTACCGCTTCAACCCCTTCGACCTGACCAAGGTGTGGCCGCACGGCGACTACCCCGAGATCGAGGTCGGCCGGATGACGCTCAACAAGAACCCGGATGATTTCTTCGTCCACATCGAGCAGGCGGCCTTCGAGCCCTCCAACCTGGTGCCCGGCGTCGCGCCCTCGCCGGACAAGATGCTGCTGGGCCGGCTCTTCTCGTATCCGGACACGCACCGCTACCGCATCGGGCCCAACTACGCGCAGCTGCCGCCCAACAGGCCGCAGGCGCCGGTGCACTCGTACGCCAAGGACGGCCCGATGCGCTACGTGTCGCCGAACGTGGCCCGCCCGTACGCGCCCAACTCCTACGGCGGCCCCGCCGCCGACCCCACCCGCGCGCCGGTCACCGGCTGGACGGTGGAGGACAGCGAGATGGTGCGCCACGCCTACACCCTGCGCCGGGACGACGACGACTGGAGCCAGCCCGGCACGATGGTGCGGCAGGTGCTGGACGACGCGGCGCGCGACCGGCTGGTCGGCAACATCTCGGGCCATCTGCTGGACGGTGTGAGCAAGCCGGTGCTGGAGCGCGCGGTGCAGTACTGGCGCAACGTCGACAAGGCGCTGGGCGACCGGATCGCCGCGAACGTCAACGGAGGCTGA
- a CDS encoding ABC transporter permease, with translation MTAGADARRSRIWARDLGMGARFAFTGPQGWIRTVLTAVGVALGVAMLLLAASVPQMMSAQTARNDARQINGTAGSSLGNVSSTRNAKPTDETLLSENASTTYHGKELYGRTLQADGEHPVTPPGVGEIPKPGEMVVSPALKKLLASDEGAGLRERLDFRTVGVIGEDGLLGPSDMTFYAGADKLKPGDGVERVEHFGGAQSDDSVEPVLILLAAVACSVLLMPVAVFIGTAARFGGERRDRRLAALRLVGADAAMTRRIAAGESLAGALVGLVLGGTLFALSRQLIGNLTLFDLSVFPTDVQPGLLLGALVVIGVPVVAVAVSVFALRGVTIEPLGVMRDAATRPRRLWWRLVVPLLGLALLLPLAGTLSGGGGSVNEYQVSAGVVLLLSGVSLLLPWMVERLVGRMRGGPVSWQLATRRLQLSTGTATRAVSGITIAVAGAIALQLLFAGVEAESTHRTKQERSSMQQVNVSDSDATLAEAKRMTRVLKNTEGVTSATGSLTASQVIKGKGGDEYAEVMVGDCATLRDIAHISSCREGQAFRAEPGKPSKGDESVPPPPRAGTALNVHGPGGKGEDTWRIPSGTPTVKGKLKGWGMPVAGILVTPSALSPDRLDASYNAWANTKKGDSEALDNIRTTVFHQNPSASAQPLLEKETSAGFVQLSKGIFAAATGVLLLIAASMVISQLEQLRERRRQLAVLVAFGTRRSTLSASVLWQSAVPVVLGLALASVSGLGLGWALLKVIDRPVSDWLIFWQMAGVGGALIVLVTLLSMPVLWRLMRVENLRTE, from the coding sequence ATGACGGCAGGGGCCGACGCGCGGAGGAGCCGTATTTGGGCCCGCGACCTGGGCATGGGCGCCAGGTTCGCGTTCACCGGGCCCCAGGGCTGGATCCGTACGGTACTGACCGCCGTAGGGGTCGCTCTCGGGGTGGCGATGCTGCTGCTGGCGGCCTCGGTGCCGCAGATGATGAGCGCGCAGACGGCCCGTAACGACGCCCGTCAGATCAACGGGACCGCCGGATCCTCGCTCGGGAACGTCAGCTCCACCCGGAACGCCAAGCCCACCGACGAGACCCTGCTGTCGGAGAACGCCAGCACGACGTACCACGGCAAGGAGCTTTACGGGAGGACGCTTCAGGCCGACGGCGAACACCCTGTGACCCCGCCGGGTGTCGGCGAGATCCCCAAGCCGGGCGAGATGGTGGTCTCCCCGGCGCTGAAGAAGCTGCTGGCCTCCGACGAGGGCGCCGGGCTGCGCGAGCGGCTCGACTTCCGCACCGTCGGCGTCATCGGGGAAGACGGCCTGCTCGGTCCCAGCGACATGACCTTCTACGCGGGCGCGGACAAGCTGAAGCCCGGCGACGGCGTCGAGCGGGTGGAGCACTTCGGCGGGGCCCAGAGCGATGACTCCGTGGAGCCGGTGCTGATCCTGCTCGCCGCTGTGGCCTGCTCGGTACTGCTGATGCCGGTCGCCGTCTTCATCGGCACGGCGGCGCGCTTCGGCGGCGAGCGGCGGGACCGGCGGCTGGCCGCGCTGCGGCTCGTCGGCGCCGATGCCGCGATGACGCGCCGGATCGCCGCGGGCGAGTCGCTGGCCGGGGCCCTGGTCGGGCTGGTGCTGGGCGGCACGCTCTTCGCGCTCAGCCGCCAACTGATCGGGAATCTGACCCTGTTCGACCTCAGTGTCTTCCCCACCGATGTGCAGCCGGGCTTGCTGCTGGGCGCGCTGGTCGTGATCGGGGTGCCCGTCGTCGCGGTGGCGGTCTCGGTGTTCGCGCTCCGCGGCGTCACGATCGAGCCGCTCGGTGTGATGCGGGATGCCGCGACCCGGCCGCGCCGGCTGTGGTGGCGGCTGGTCGTCCCCCTCCTCGGGCTGGCGCTGCTGCTGCCGCTGGCCGGGACGCTGTCCGGGGGCGGTGGCTCGGTGAACGAGTACCAGGTCTCGGCCGGCGTGGTGCTGCTGCTGAGCGGGGTCTCGCTGCTGCTGCCCTGGATGGTGGAGCGGCTGGTGGGCCGGATGCGCGGGGGCCCGGTCTCCTGGCAGCTGGCGACCCGTCGGCTCCAGCTCAGCACCGGTACGGCGACCCGCGCCGTCAGCGGGATCACCATCGCGGTGGCCGGTGCGATCGCGCTCCAGCTCCTGTTCGCGGGCGTCGAGGCGGAGTCCACGCACCGGACGAAGCAGGAGCGCTCCAGCATGCAGCAGGTGAACGTCTCCGACAGCGACGCGACCCTCGCCGAGGCGAAGCGCATGACGCGGGTGCTCAAGAACACCGAGGGCGTCACCTCGGCGACCGGCTCCCTGACGGCTTCCCAGGTGATCAAGGGGAAAGGGGGGGACGAATACGCCGAGGTGATGGTCGGCGACTGCGCCACGCTGCGCGACATCGCCCACATCAGCTCCTGCCGCGAGGGCCAGGCCTTCCGCGCGGAGCCCGGCAAGCCCAGCAAGGGCGACGAGTCGGTGCCGCCCCCGCCGCGCGCCGGAACCGCGCTGAACGTGCACGGGCCCGGCGGCAAGGGCGAGGACACCTGGCGCATCCCTTCGGGGACACCCACCGTCAAGGGCAAGCTCAAGGGCTGGGGGATGCCCGTCGCGGGGATCCTGGTGACCCCGTCGGCACTGTCCCCCGACCGGCTGGATGCCTCGTACAACGCCTGGGCCAACACGAAGAAGGGCGACTCGGAAGCGCTGGACAACATCCGCACCACGGTCTTCCACCAGAATCCGTCGGCCAGCGCGCAGCCGTTGCTGGAGAAGGAGACCTCCGCGGGGTTCGTGCAGCTCAGCAAGGGGATCTTCGCCGCTGCCACGGGGGTGCTGCTCCTCATCGCGGCCAGCATGGTCATCTCCCAGCTGGAGCAGTTGCGGGAGCGCCGGCGGCAGTTGGCGGTGCTGGTGGCCTTCGGGACCCGTCGCAGCACGCTGAGCGCCTCGGTGCTGTGGCAGTCGGCGGTGCCGGTGGTGCTGGGGCTCGCGCTGGCCTCGGTCAGCGGGCTGGGCCTGGGCTGGGCGCTGCTCAAGGTGATCGACAGGCCGGTCTCGGACTGGCTGATCTTCTGGCAGATGGCCGGGGTCGGCGGCGCGCTCATCGTCCTGGTGACGCTGCTGAGCATGCCGGTGCTGTGGCGGCTGATGAGGGTGGAAAACCTGCGTACGGAGTGA
- a CDS encoding PadR family transcriptional regulator: MSISHTLLGLLETGPRHGYDLKRTFDERFGQDRPLHYGQVYSTMSRLLKHGLVEVDGVEAGGGPERKRYAITDAGITDVAQWLATPEKPEPYLQSTLYTKLVLALLTDRDGAALLDTQRSEHLRLMRELTRRKTGGDLADQLICDHALFHLEADLRWLETAAARMEKLALEVRS; this comes from the coding sequence ATGTCAATCAGTCATACGTTGCTGGGTCTTCTGGAGACCGGGCCGCGTCACGGGTACGACCTCAAACGGACGTTTGACGAGAGGTTCGGTCAGGACCGGCCGCTGCACTACGGGCAGGTGTATTCCACGATGTCCCGGCTGCTGAAGCACGGGCTCGTAGAAGTGGACGGGGTCGAGGCCGGGGGCGGGCCGGAGCGCAAGCGGTACGCGATCACGGACGCGGGGATCACGGATGTGGCCCAGTGGCTGGCCACGCCGGAGAAGCCCGAGCCGTATCTGCAAAGCACGCTCTACACCAAGCTCGTGCTGGCCCTGCTGACGGACCGGGACGGCGCCGCGCTGCTGGACACGCAGCGCTCGGAGCATCTGCGCCTGATGCGCGAACTGACCCGCCGCAAGACAGGTGGCGACCTGGCGGATCAGCTGATCTGCGATCACGCCCTGTTTCATCTGGAAGCCGATTTGCGGTGGCTGGAGACGGCTGCCGCGCGTATGGAGAAGCTCGCACTGGAGGTGCGCTCATGA
- a CDS encoding ABC transporter ATP-binding protein translates to MTATHTAPAQAGHKGRSALLSAHGLRKTYGSTSALDGADFAIAAGEVVAVMGPSGSGKSTLLHCLAGIVPPDEGRVMYQGQEVSAMSDAQRSALRRGDFGFVFQFGQLVPELSCVENAALPLRLAGASRKEAEARAREWLARLEVDEVRHHRPGQVSGGQGQRVAVARALAASPRVVFADEPTGALDSLNGERVMELLTQAARETGAAVVLVTHESRVAAYSDREVIVRDGVARDMSAMAGAV, encoded by the coding sequence ATGACGGCCACACACACTGCTCCCGCGCAGGCGGGACACAAGGGCCGGAGTGCGCTGTTGTCGGCGCACGGGCTGCGGAAGACATATGGGTCGACGTCCGCGCTGGACGGTGCGGATTTCGCGATCGCCGCGGGTGAGGTGGTCGCGGTGATGGGCCCCTCGGGGTCGGGCAAGTCGACGTTGCTGCACTGCCTGGCGGGGATCGTGCCGCCGGATGAGGGGCGGGTGATGTATCAGGGGCAGGAGGTTTCGGCGATGTCGGACGCGCAGCGCAGTGCGCTGCGCCGGGGCGACTTCGGGTTCGTCTTCCAGTTCGGACAGCTGGTGCCGGAGCTGTCGTGTGTGGAGAACGCGGCGCTGCCGCTGCGGCTGGCGGGAGCTTCGCGGAAGGAGGCGGAGGCGCGGGCGCGGGAGTGGCTGGCGCGCCTGGAGGTGGACGAGGTGCGTCACCACCGGCCGGGCCAGGTCTCGGGCGGTCAGGGGCAGCGGGTGGCGGTGGCGCGTGCGCTGGCCGCTTCGCCCCGGGTGGTGTTCGCGGACGAACCGACCGGTGCGCTGGACTCGTTGAACGGCGAGCGGGTCATGGAGTTGCTGACGCAGGCGGCGCGTGAGACGGGCGCGGCGGTGGTGCTGGTGACCCATGAGTCGCGGGTGGCGGCCTACTCCGACCGCGAGGTCATCGTCCGCGACGGCGTCGCCCGCGACATGAGCGCCATGGCGGGCGCCGTATGA